A part of Desulfovulcanus ferrireducens genomic DNA contains:
- a CDS encoding beta-ketoacyl-ACP synthase III, with product MDRETQICGLGFYVPDKILTNDDLEKLVDTSDEWITTRTGIKKRHIVEDEACSDLALVAAQNALQDAHLEPQDLTHIITATFTPDSYIPSAACVLQKKLGIKDIPSCDINAACTGFIYALDLARGFCALYADAKVLVVASEVVTSRVNFNDRSTCVLFGDGAGAVILSNSGEDGAVLEDVLLKADGSLGELLTVKGGGSAYPLTFGQKADEDFFVQMQGQTVFKHAVRSMSNIALEILKKNNLSVEDINLLIPHQANNRIIEAVGKKLEFPPEKIFVNVQDYGNTSAASVPIALAEAKQKGRIAPGDRVLLVAFGGGFTWGAALVKF from the coding sequence ATGGATAGAGAAACGCAAATTTGTGGTCTCGGCTTTTATGTGCCGGACAAGATTTTGACCAACGACGACTTGGAAAAATTAGTGGATACTTCGGATGAGTGGATAACAACCAGAACAGGTATTAAAAAACGGCACATTGTTGAGGATGAGGCCTGTTCTGATCTGGCTTTGGTTGCCGCTCAAAATGCCCTTCAGGATGCCCACCTTGAACCCCAAGACTTAACTCATATTATTACGGCTACCTTTACGCCTGACAGTTACATTCCCAGTGCTGCATGTGTATTGCAAAAAAAATTGGGCATCAAAGATATTCCTAGTTGTGATATAAATGCTGCTTGCACTGGTTTTATTTATGCCCTTGACCTGGCAAGAGGTTTTTGTGCTCTCTATGCAGATGCAAAAGTCCTCGTTGTAGCCTCAGAAGTGGTTACATCGAGAGTCAATTTTAATGATCGCTCTACCTGCGTACTTTTTGGTGATGGCGCAGGAGCTGTGATTCTTTCTAATTCTGGGGAAGACGGAGCCGTACTCGAAGATGTTCTATTAAAAGCAGATGGGTCCTTAGGGGAGCTATTAACTGTCAAGGGCGGCGGTTCAGCATACCCTTTGACCTTTGGTCAAAAGGCCGATGAGGACTTTTTTGTCCAGATGCAAGGCCAGACCGTGTTCAAGCATGCTGTACGCTCCATGTCTAATATTGCTCTTGAAATCTTGAAAAAGAACAATTTGTCTGTGGAGGATATTAACCTACTTATCCCTCATCAGGCCAATAACCGCATTATAGAAGCGGTGGGCAAAAAATTAGAGTTTCCGCCTGAAAAAATTTTTGTCAATGTACAGGATTATGGCAATACTTCGGCAGCTTCTGTACCTATTGCACTGGCCGAAGCAAAACAAAAAGGACGCATTGCTCCTGGCGATCGTGTGTTATTAGTGGCCTTTGGTGGAGGCTTTACTTGGGGGGCTGCCCTTGTAAAGTTTTAG
- the plsX gene encoding phosphate acyltransferase PlsX produces the protein MPKQTPCIAIDAMGGDHGPQVVIPGALKAARAERLSLILVGDEKILSQELKQHKTNGLDIEVVHAPEVAGMSEKPSEILRKKKNTSIEVAFRLVREGKAHGVVSAGNSGATLACGMFILGRIKGVERPALASIIPSEKGPTILIDVGANVDCKPYHLVQFGLMADVLARDVLHIEKPRVGILTIGEEEGKGNKLVREAVELFRMSSLNFIGNVEGRDIFTGKADIVVCDGFVGNIALKLMEGLAISLTKLLKAEVKKSFLARLGFLLGIRALKRFGRRIDYAEYGGAPLLGLRGIAIVCHGSSNSKAITNAVHMAATFIKNQANEHLVEGLSANRELSIFGKRALPRS, from the coding sequence ATGCCTAAGCAAACCCCTTGCATTGCTATCGATGCCATGGGAGGGGACCACGGTCCCCAAGTCGTTATCCCAGGCGCTTTAAAGGCCGCCAGGGCAGAACGGCTTTCTCTGATTCTAGTCGGCGATGAAAAGATTCTTTCCCAGGAGTTAAAACAACATAAAACGAATGGGTTAGATATTGAAGTTGTCCATGCTCCAGAAGTCGCAGGCATGTCAGAAAAGCCATCTGAGATTTTGCGCAAAAAGAAAAATACCTCTATTGAGGTGGCATTCAGGTTGGTGCGCGAAGGTAAGGCCCATGGTGTAGTCAGTGCTGGTAATTCCGGCGCTACTTTGGCCTGCGGCATGTTTATTCTGGGGCGAATCAAAGGTGTTGAGCGCCCAGCCCTGGCCTCGATCATTCCTTCTGAAAAGGGCCCGACCATTTTGATCGATGTCGGTGCCAATGTGGATTGCAAGCCTTACCATTTGGTTCAATTCGGGCTCATGGCGGATGTCCTGGCTCGGGATGTGTTGCACATAGAGAAACCGCGGGTCGGGATCTTAACCATTGGTGAGGAAGAGGGCAAAGGCAATAAGCTGGTCAGGGAAGCAGTTGAATTGTTCAGGATGTCTTCCCTAAATTTCATAGGCAATGTAGAAGGTCGGGATATATTTACAGGCAAAGCAGACATTGTTGTCTGCGATGGTTTTGTGGGCAATATTGCCCTGAAACTTATGGAAGGCCTGGCCATATCTTTGACCAAGTTGTTAAAGGCCGAGGTAAAAAAAAGTTTTTTGGCTCGTCTTGGTTTTCTCCTGGGGATCAGGGCCCTAAAGCGTTTTGGGCGCCGAATTGACTACGCTGAATATGGGGGTGCCCCGCTTCTTGGCTTAAGAGGCATTGCCATTGTCTGTCATGGCTCCTCCAACAGCAAGGCCATAACAAATGCAGTGCATATGGCCGCTACCTTTATTAAAAACCAGGCTAATGAACATCTGGTAGAAGGTTTATCCGCCAACAGAGAATTGAGCATCTTTGGTAAGAGGGCCTTGCCGCGTTCATAA
- the rpmF gene encoding 50S ribosomal protein L32 produces the protein MAVPKKKTSKSKKGMRRSHDHISAPNFIYCECGEATLPHRICPGCGNYKGRQYLRREDA, from the coding sequence ATGGCTGTACCAAAGAAGAAAACATCCAAATCCAAAAAAGGTATGCGCAGGTCTCATGACCATATCTCTGCTCCCAATTTTATTTACTGCGAGTGCGGCGAAGCCACATTGCCCCACCGCATTTGTCCTGGTTGTGGCAATTATAAAGGGAGACAATATTTAAGGCGCGAGGATGCCTAA
- a CDS encoding YceD family protein, which translates to MQKKWLSLTDIPAEGREFSFQDDQAWVYLWEKNKLPCAMAESLVVWLSIIPQKKGFYIQGKISGSVFLPCNRCLEQARVGVDYSFGLFEEFEPVEPDHVQKPLLRFIDGAWELDIEHLFWEQFVLALPDKYLCSESCKGLCPHCGQNLNEKICSCERNAGDPRLAVLKQFKVKGN; encoded by the coding sequence ATGCAAAAAAAATGGCTCTCTTTGACCGACATCCCGGCAGAAGGCCGGGAATTTTCTTTTCAAGATGACCAGGCGTGGGTGTACTTGTGGGAGAAAAACAAGTTGCCCTGCGCTATGGCTGAAAGTTTAGTCGTTTGGCTTAGTATTATCCCCCAAAAAAAAGGATTTTACATCCAGGGAAAAATCAGCGGTTCTGTTTTTTTGCCATGTAACCGCTGTTTGGAGCAGGCGAGGGTTGGTGTTGATTACTCTTTTGGCCTTTTTGAGGAGTTTGAGCCGGTTGAACCTGACCATGTTCAAAAACCTCTGCTCCGCTTTATTGATGGGGCCTGGGAGCTTGATATAGAGCATTTATTTTGGGAACAATTTGTCCTTGCCTTGCCCGATAAGTATCTTTGCTCAGAGAGCTGCAAGGGTCTTTGTCCACATTGTGGTCAAAATTTGAATGAAAAAATTTGCAGTTGTGAGCGAAATGCTGGCGACCCACGGCTGGCTGTGTTAAAACAATTTAAAGTTAAGGGTAATTAG
- the rpmB gene encoding 50S ribosomal protein L28, whose protein sequence is MGKECAICGKKPQVGNNVSHANNKTKRRFMPNLQKVKAQLPSGQVKKISVCTRCIRSGAVVKPMAK, encoded by the coding sequence ATGGGAAAAGAATGTGCTATCTGCGGAAAGAAGCCTCAGGTTGGGAATAATGTCAGCCATGCCAATAATAAAACTAAAAGAAGATTTATGCCCAATCTGCAGAAAGTCAAGGCCCAATTACCCAGTGGACAGGTAAAGAAAATTAGCGTGTGCACCAGGTGCATTCGCTCCGGCGCTGTCGTCAAGCCAATGGCAAAATAA
- a CDS encoding type II toxin-antitoxin system HicA family toxin has product MSILPRVSGREVVSALSKVGYERDRQKGSHIILRQVVYPHRRIVVPDHREIAKGTLRKIIKQVGLTVEEFKQLLRN; this is encoded by the coding sequence GTGAGTATACTTCCAAGAGTATCGGGACGAGAAGTAGTGTCAGCATTGTCAAAGGTAGGTTATGAAAGAGACAGGCAGAAAGGCAGTCATATAATCCTACGACAAGTCGTGTATCCTCATAGACGTATTGTTGTTCCGGATCATCGAGAAATAGCAAAAGGCACATTACGGAAAATCATAAAACAAGTTGGATTAACTGTGGAAGAGTTTAAACAACTCTTAAGAAATTGA
- a CDS encoding type II toxin-antitoxin system HicB family antitoxin, with amino-acid sequence MKYRVIIEQDEDGIFVAEVPSLPGCISQGETRVEALTNIQEAIEAYIESLKAHNEPIPPSIDEEIVEVAV; translated from the coding sequence ATGAAATATCGAGTTATTATTGAACAAGATGAAGATGGGATCTTTGTTGCAGAGGTTCCTTCTCTACCTGGCTGTATTTCTCAAGGAGAAACACGTGTTGAGGCGTTAACGAATATTCAAGAAGCAATTGAAGCATATATTGAAAGTTTGAAAGCTCACAATGAACCTATTCCCCCATCCATTGATGAAGAAATTGTAGAGGTAGCAGTGTGA
- a CDS encoding Tim44 domain-containing protein, which translates to MNWKKMLIILIPVLIFSFFLDFDHQAFGKRFGGGRSFGSRPSYNRSYTKKIPSKPYTSKSYANSRGQRSTFSRPGLWGFLGGLAMGGLLGSLFFGGPFHGPNLLDLLIIGGVIFLIFKFMRSKRPAEEPSISSYSGTRYESSTRPEASWDNLRTGSGGQLSSEPEIKLPDGFDEQEFLKGAKAAFLRMQESWDKRDLEDIKQFTSPEVFAFIKAQAQEDPHPGKTEILLVNARLLDVREEGGRTIASVYFDALMREEPEQSNPQQVREVWHFSRQTDEPNSSWVLEGIQQLA; encoded by the coding sequence ATGAATTGGAAGAAGATGCTTATAATTTTGATTCCTGTTTTGATTTTTAGTTTTTTTCTGGACTTTGACCACCAAGCCTTCGGTAAAAGATTTGGCGGAGGGCGTTCTTTTGGCAGCAGGCCAAGTTATAATCGCAGCTATACCAAAAAAATTCCTTCCAAACCTTATACTAGTAAATCATACGCCAACTCCCGTGGACAGAGATCAACCTTTTCACGTCCTGGATTGTGGGGCTTTCTAGGTGGTCTTGCTATGGGCGGCCTGCTAGGCTCTCTTTTTTTTGGTGGACCATTTCATGGTCCCAACCTCCTGGATTTGTTGATCATTGGTGGAGTGATCTTTCTTATCTTTAAGTTTATGCGATCGAAAAGACCTGCTGAAGAACCATCTATATCGTCATATTCCGGAACAAGATATGAGTCTTCAACCCGTCCGGAAGCATCATGGGACAATTTGCGTACGGGCTCAGGAGGGCAGTTATCGTCCGAACCGGAAATAAAACTCCCGGACGGCTTTGATGAGCAGGAGTTTTTAAAAGGGGCCAAGGCTGCCTTTTTAAGGATGCAGGAATCCTGGGACAAAAGGGATCTGGAGGATATAAAGCAGTTCACAAGCCCGGAAGTATTTGCTTTCATCAAGGCTCAGGCTCAGGAGGATCCGCATCCTGGCAAAACAGAAATTTTGCTTGTAAACGCCAGGCTGTTGGATGTCCGTGAGGAAGGGGGCAGAACCATTGCCTCGGTTTACTTTGATGCTCTGATGCGTGAAGAGCCAGAGCAAAGTAATCCTCAGCAGGTGCGCGAAGTATGGCATTTTAGTCGGCAAACCGATGAGCCTAACTCTTCCTGGGTTCTGGAAGGGATTCAGCAGCTTGCTTAA
- a CDS encoding energy-coupling factor ABC transporter ATP-binding protein — MKLVSLKNISFAYPNGSALLDQLNFELYSGERVGIIGPNGSGKTTLAHIIMGLIKPRSGQIEIFGQIIRSEKDFQKIRPRIGFVFQNADDQLIYPTVLEDVAFGPLNLGHSPEKAKELARAILAKLGLSEFEQRFTHNLSGGEKKLVSIATVLVMEPEALIFDEPTTGLDEQTRRKLIKIIQDLDIAQIIISHDYDFLAQTTKKQYLMKQGKLVYDQSVVMHKHIHVHPLGQIPHKHEEA; from the coding sequence ATGAAGTTAGTTTCTTTAAAAAATATCTCTTTTGCCTATCCAAATGGGTCGGCTTTGCTCGATCAATTAAACTTTGAGCTTTACTCCGGAGAACGGGTAGGTATAATTGGGCCCAATGGTAGCGGCAAAACAACTCTGGCTCACATCATCATGGGCCTGATTAAGCCCAGGAGCGGACAGATTGAAATTTTCGGTCAAATAATAAGGAGCGAAAAGGACTTTCAAAAGATTAGGCCACGTATTGGGTTTGTTTTTCAAAATGCTGATGACCAGCTTATCTACCCAACTGTTTTGGAAGATGTGGCATTTGGCCCGTTAAACCTGGGTCACTCTCCGGAAAAAGCCAAGGAACTTGCCCGTGCTATACTGGCCAAGCTTGGCCTTAGCGAGTTTGAACAACGGTTTACACATAACCTTTCTGGCGGAGAAAAAAAACTGGTCTCCATTGCCACTGTCCTTGTCATGGAGCCGGAAGCACTTATTTTTGATGAACCTACTACAGGACTGGACGAACAAACCAGGCGAAAACTTATCAAGATTATTCAAGATTTAGACATTGCACAGATTATCATTTCCCATGACTATGATTTTCTTGCCCAGACCACAAAAAAACAATATTTAATGAAACAGGGCAAGCTCGTGTACGACCAGTCAGTGGTGATGCATAAACACATCCATGTCCATCCTTTAGGTCAAATTCCGCATAAACATGAAGAAGCTTAA
- the cbiQ gene encoding cobalt ECF transporter T component CbiQ, producing MLEQEFIAYKSFIHSLDPRIRLVQAFILSVVLALSSSLPVLSAGIASAVILYFLSCLPLQKLLSRLLVINTFILFLWAVLPFSYPGQTLFSLGPLSASKEGLILALQITLKANAIMTIFIALISTIPVPTIGYALQQLGLPEKLTYLLIFSFRYIFVLEEEKKRLLRSLKVRGFNPKTNLHTYKTYACLLGLILVRSWDRAEQVHKAMLCRGFQGKFYSLHKFSLTKKDFSFFLTSSIFASVLLMLEYINPIFFK from the coding sequence ATGCTTGAGCAGGAGTTTATAGCTTATAAATCTTTTATTCATAGCCTGGACCCGCGAATAAGACTGGTCCAGGCTTTTATTTTGTCAGTTGTCCTGGCTCTTAGTTCTTCGTTGCCTGTCCTCTCTGCTGGTATTGCCAGTGCAGTAATTCTCTATTTTCTTTCATGTCTTCCCCTGCAAAAGCTTCTATCCAGGCTCTTGGTCATAAATACATTTATACTTTTTCTTTGGGCAGTGCTCCCGTTTTCCTATCCGGGGCAGACCTTGTTCTCTCTTGGCCCTTTATCTGCCAGCAAAGAGGGTTTGATTTTGGCCTTGCAAATTACTTTAAAAGCCAATGCAATTATGACCATCTTTATTGCTCTTATTTCCACCATCCCTGTGCCTACCATTGGCTATGCCTTGCAACAGCTAGGCCTGCCAGAAAAGCTTACCTATTTACTGATTTTTTCATTCAGGTATATTTTTGTCCTCGAAGAAGAAAAAAAAAGGCTGTTACGTTCTCTGAAAGTCAGGGGATTTAACCCTAAAACCAACCTGCACACCTATAAAACTTATGCTTGCCTTTTGGGCCTTATCCTCGTCAGATCGTGGGACAGGGCAGAGCAGGTGCACAAGGCCATGCTCTGCCGGGGCTTCCAGGGAAAATTTTATTCTCTGCACAAATTCTCCTTGACCAAAAAAGACTTTTCCTTTTTCCTGACATCATCTATATTTGCCTCCGTGTTGTTGATGCTGGAATATATAAACCCTATTTTTTTTAAATAA
- the cbiM gene encoding cobalt transporter CbiM: protein MHISEGVLSLPVLLTGAGLTVIGTAWALKKLDYNQIPKTAILSAVFFVASLIHVPIGPSNMHLVLNGLTGIILGPACILAILVALFLQAVLFQFGGLTALGVNTVIMAGPALVCGLLYYSLPVKLKKNIFVNFCLGALGILGSGFLVAISLAFSGEAFLPAAKLIILAHIPVMVVEGIIASLTVSFLHKVRPEMIEKR from the coding sequence ATGCATATATCTGAAGGTGTTTTAAGTCTTCCGGTACTGCTTACCGGGGCCGGACTAACTGTTATCGGCACGGCCTGGGCCCTAAAAAAATTGGATTATAATCAGATCCCCAAGACCGCTATCCTGTCAGCGGTCTTTTTTGTGGCGTCTTTAATCCATGTGCCCATTGGACCCTCTAATATGCACCTGGTCCTGAATGGTTTGACCGGAATTATTTTGGGTCCAGCCTGCATTCTGGCTATTTTGGTAGCTTTGTTCTTGCAGGCAGTATTGTTTCAATTTGGAGGGCTCACTGCCCTTGGAGTAAATACTGTGATTATGGCAGGACCAGCGCTTGTCTGCGGTTTGCTCTATTATAGTTTGCCTGTAAAGCTCAAAAAAAATATATTTGTAAATTTCTGCCTGGGTGCTCTGGGTATTTTGGGTAGCGGATTCTTGGTGGCCATAAGTCTAGCTTTTTCAGGGGAGGCTTTTTTGCCGGCAGCTAAACTCATTATTCTTGCCCATATTCCGGTCATGGTCGTGGAGGGCATAATTGCCAGCTTGACGGTTTCTTTTCTGCACAAGGTCCGGCCTGAAATGATAGAAAAAAGGTGA
- a CDS encoding DUF4198 domain-containing protein yields MRIFKFFMPVLLVLIPSVCLAHFGMVIPSQSMVAPENKVVDLKLSFSHPFEMIGMELVKPAKFGVKVGSQNKDLLSKLKKTKVMGHTAWETKFKVKRPGVYKFYMEPKPYWEPAEDCFIIHYTKTIVAAFGDEEGWDEPVGLKTEIIPLTRPFGLYAGNTFQGQVLVDGKPVPYCDVEIEFYNQGHKVKAPSEYMITQVVKADANGVFTYTPPRAGWWGFAGLNTADFKIKKDGQDKDVEIGAVLWVQFLDWQEK; encoded by the coding sequence ATGCGCATTTTTAAATTTTTTATGCCTGTTCTTTTGGTTTTAATTCCTTCTGTGTGTCTTGCCCATTTTGGCATGGTCATTCCTTCCCAGTCCATGGTTGCACCGGAGAATAAAGTGGTTGATTTGAAATTATCCTTTTCTCATCCTTTTGAGATGATAGGCATGGAACTGGTTAAACCTGCGAAATTTGGTGTTAAGGTTGGTTCCCAAAACAAAGATTTACTTTCTAAGCTCAAAAAGACCAAGGTCATGGGTCATACTGCCTGGGAAACCAAGTTTAAGGTGAAAAGGCCCGGAGTCTATAAATTTTATATGGAGCCCAAACCTTATTGGGAGCCAGCAGAAGACTGTTTCATTATCCATTACACCAAAACCATTGTTGCTGCGTTTGGCGATGAAGAAGGCTGGGATGAACCCGTTGGTTTGAAAACAGAGATTATTCCCTTGACCCGTCCTTTTGGTCTGTATGCTGGAAATACTTTTCAAGGCCAGGTGCTGGTAGATGGAAAACCCGTTCCTTATTGTGATGTTGAAATCGAGTTCTACAACCAGGGGCATAAGGTAAAGGCTCCTTCGGAATACATGATCACTCAAGTGGTCAAGGCTGATGCCAATGGTGTATTTACTTACACTCCTCCTCGAGCTGGTTGGTGGGGGTTTGCCGGCTTGAATACTGCTGATTTTAAAATAAAAAAAGATGGCCAGGATAAGGATGTTGAGATTGGGGCTGTACTCTGGGTCCAATTCCTGGATTGGCAAGAAAAGTAA
- a CDS encoding O-acetyl-ADP-ribose deacetylase: protein MNNKIHIVYGNLTEANVEAIVNAANSRLAGGGGVDGAIHRAAGPELLRACQKIVAEKGYLPPGQAVITPGFNLPAKYVIHTVGPIWHGGQGREEKVLDQAYASCLELASAHGVKTIAFPAISCGTYGFPMQLAIPIAINRCIKGLEQGLVQEIYFYLYSKESYELWDEMVDELMG from the coding sequence ATGAACAACAAAATTCATATTGTTTATGGAAATCTTACCGAGGCAAACGTGGAGGCCATTGTTAATGCAGCCAATTCGCGCCTGGCTGGAGGTGGAGGCGTGGACGGGGCCATCCACCGGGCAGCCGGGCCAGAGCTTCTTCGGGCCTGCCAAAAAATCGTGGCTGAAAAGGGATACCTTCCCCCGGGCCAGGCGGTAATTACTCCGGGCTTTAATCTCCCGGCCAAATATGTTATTCACACTGTTGGCCCTATCTGGCACGGAGGGCAAGGTAGAGAGGAAAAGGTCCTGGACCAGGCTTATGCTTCCTGCCTTGAACTGGCCAGCGCACATGGGGTAAAAACTATTGCCTTCCCGGCCATTAGTTGTGGAACCTATGGCTTCCCCATGCAACTTGCCATCCCCATTGCCATAAACAGGTGCATAAAAGGGCTTGAACAAGGACTGGTTCAAGAAATTTATTTTTATTTATACTCAAAGGAGAGTTATGAGCTTTGGGATGAAATGGTGGATGAGTTGATGGGTTAA
- the hslV gene encoding ATP-dependent protease subunit HslV, with the protein MTIKGTTILAVKDDHGLAMAGDGQVTLGQGVIMKHTARKVRRLYKDRVVAGFAGATADAFTLFERFEAKLEEFRGNLVRASVEMAKDWRTDKFLRRLEAMLVVGNIENLLIISGAGDVIEPDDGIVAIGSGGPYALAAARALKQNTNLSTREIVLKAMHIAATICVYTNDNFVVETLGETGS; encoded by the coding sequence ATGACTATTAAAGGAACAACAATTCTAGCGGTTAAGGATGATCATGGCCTGGCCATGGCCGGTGATGGACAGGTTACTCTTGGTCAGGGCGTGATCATGAAACACACTGCGAGAAAAGTCAGGCGATTATATAAAGACCGGGTTGTGGCTGGATTTGCCGGGGCCACGGCTGATGCCTTTACTCTTTTTGAACGTTTTGAAGCCAAGCTGGAAGAATTTAGGGGCAATCTTGTCCGAGCCAGTGTGGAGATGGCCAAAGACTGGCGGACAGACAAGTTCCTGCGTCGCCTGGAAGCCATGCTTGTTGTGGGCAACATCGAGAATCTCTTGATTATCAGCGGCGCCGGTGACGTCATAGAACCGGATGACGGCATTGTGGCCATAGGCTCAGGCGGCCCCTATGCCCTCGCAGCAGCCAGGGCCTTGAAACAAAATACCAACCTTTCCACCAGAGAAATTGTTTTAAAAGCCATGCATATAGCCGCTACCATTTGTGTGTACACGAATGACAATTTTGTAGTAGAAACCTTAGGGGAGACGGGAAGCTAA
- the hslU gene encoding ATP-dependent protease ATPase subunit HslU, translating into MSTTLTPREIVSELDRYVIGQREAKKMVAIALRNRWRRQKLDPELRDEIAPKNIIMIGPTGVGKTEIARRLAKLAGSPFFKVEATKFTEVGYVGRDVESMVRDLMEIGVSMVREEEIKRVKVKAEANAEERLLDLLLPIKKTPSEFGTGEVESTHDSTREKLRKLWREGKLDDRFVEVSVKAQGPHVEIMAMPGLEDMEMQFRDMFSRIFPKRKKTKKVRVKQAYELLVQEESERLVDMDKVIEIAKERVEQSGIIFIDEIDKICGGSGQTKADVSREGVQRDLLPVVEGCVVNTKYGMIRTDHILFIAAGAFHYSKPSDLVPELQGRFPLRVELKALTKDDFYRILTEPQNALTKQYKALLATEGIEIEFTDSALKEISAFAQKINDETENIGARRLYTIMEKILSDLSFEAPERRGEKVVIDEAYVREQLKDVQEDRDLSRYIL; encoded by the coding sequence ATGAGTACAACTTTGACCCCAAGAGAAATCGTTTCCGAACTCGATAGATATGTTATTGGTCAACGAGAGGCCAAAAAAATGGTGGCCATTGCCTTGCGCAACAGATGGCGCAGACAAAAGCTCGATCCGGAGCTGAGGGATGAAATAGCACCTAAAAATATAATTATGATCGGCCCGACCGGGGTGGGCAAAACAGAAATTGCCCGTCGCCTGGCCAAACTGGCCGGGTCGCCTTTTTTTAAGGTAGAGGCGACAAAATTCACAGAAGTTGGCTATGTAGGCCGTGACGTAGAGTCCATGGTTCGCGATTTAATGGAGATTGGCGTGAGCATGGTTCGGGAGGAGGAAATCAAGCGCGTCAAGGTCAAGGCCGAAGCCAATGCTGAAGAAAGGCTACTGGATCTTCTTTTGCCAATAAAAAAAACTCCCTCTGAGTTTGGTACTGGTGAAGTAGAATCCACACATGATTCCACCAGGGAGAAGCTGCGCAAATTGTGGCGTGAAGGCAAACTTGATGACCGTTTTGTTGAGGTCAGTGTCAAGGCACAGGGCCCACATGTCGAGATCATGGCTATGCCAGGCTTGGAAGATATGGAAATGCAGTTTCGGGATATGTTTAGCCGCATTTTCCCCAAACGCAAGAAAACCAAAAAGGTCAGGGTCAAGCAGGCCTATGAACTTTTGGTACAGGAGGAGAGCGAACGTTTAGTGGACATGGACAAGGTCATAGAGATTGCCAAAGAAAGGGTTGAGCAGAGCGGAATTATCTTTATTGACGAGATCGACAAGATTTGCGGCGGCAGCGGCCAGACCAAGGCAGATGTCTCCAGGGAAGGAGTACAGAGAGACCTATTACCTGTGGTAGAAGGATGCGTGGTCAACACCAAATACGGCATGATCCGCACAGACCATATCCTGTTTATTGCTGCTGGTGCATTCCATTATTCCAAGCCTTCGGATCTGGTACCTGAACTGCAGGGAAGATTCCCTTTGCGCGTGGAATTAAAAGCCCTGACCAAAGATGATTTTTACCGTATTTTAACTGAGCCACAAAATGCCCTGACCAAACAGTACAAGGCACTTCTTGCCACAGAAGGGATAGAGATCGAGTTTACAGACAGCGCACTAAAGGAAATCTCTGCCTTTGCCCAAAAGATAAACGATGAAACTGAGAACATAGGCGCCAGAAGGCTTTATACAATCATGGAGAAAATCTTGTCTGATCTTTCTTTTGAAGCGCCAGAGAGGCGGGGAGAAAAGGTGGTCATTGATGAGGCCTATGTGCGCGAACAGCTCAAGGATGTGCAAGAAGACAGGGATCTGTCCAGGTATATTTTATAA